In Scatophagus argus isolate fScaArg1 chromosome 14, fScaArg1.pri, whole genome shotgun sequence, the following proteins share a genomic window:
- the ccdc61 gene encoding centrosomal protein CCDC61 isoform X1, with protein MDEGSEVMEDIVFRGVEFSVKIVVDKGLLIVEISDSVTADQWRGEFDPAYIEDLTRKTGNFKQFPIFCSMLESAVRKMSDSVTLDLLTYADLELLRNRKAGVVSRPRGHQQSSALTAKRYLILIYTVEFDRIHYPLPLPYVGKPDPAALQKEVRALRAELSAVTSHGVNKSAELEIQRLRAELALVKEEKEAMAKVLERLQISGSGSTPGREDWRVRDVVRTLEEQLVKERAKSQRSASKRCQEQRLLVEQLEELRASECALRVRVKSLTNELALLRRGLDNLSVRVTPVSARISSRVDGEIYRSLSRERRSGYGTVRARSGSRERMEDRVQRSEERGRRADSSGPRARIPRPSPSPTGSRVPRFDPTAYIQDRQRRQKEADLKNLNPVLCVRQRKVRRDMLTSPIVPERGRSRSREAYPQTVRSGSRGRSLSVERRGSRNSSESSLVDMEEMAKTLFRGRKQTYNGPSVVNDMSRGGLLTRKPLCSTPSHRMKDKDSSVDTGAELSEIDARLQALQEYMRDLDTGR; from the exons ATGGACGAGGGCTCTGAGGTGATGGAGGATATTGTATTCCGAGGAGTGGAGTTTTCCGTGAAGATCGTGGTGGACAAGGGTCTGCTGATAGTGGAAATCTCTGACTCGGTGACAGCAGATCAGTGGAGGGGGGAATTTGATCCAGCAT acaTTGAAGACCTCACCCGCAAAACCGGGAACTTCAAGCAGTTCCCCATTTTCTGTAGCATGCTGGAATCAGCTGTTAGAAAG ATGAGTGATTCTGTTACACTTGACCTCTTGACCTATGCTGACCTGGAGCTGCTACGTAACAGGAAAGCAGGAGTGGTTAGTCGCCCTCGTGGCCACCAACAATCATCTGCCCTCACTGCCAAACGATATCTAATCCTCATATACACTGTGGAGTTTGACAG gATACACTACCCTCTGCCCCTGCCCTATGTGGGTAAGCCTGACCCAGCCGCCCTGCAGAAGGAAGTCAGAGCTCTGCGGGCTGAGCTCAGTGCTGTCACCTCTCATGGAGTTAACAAATCTGCAGAACTGGAAATACAGCGGCTACGAGCAGA GCTGGCTCTggtgaaagaagagaaggaggccATGGCTAAGGTCCTGGAGCGACTGCAGATCAGTGGAAGTGGTTCCACACCTGGGCGAGAGGACTGGAGGGTCAGAGATGTTGTGAGGACGTTGGAGGAGCAGCTTGTCAAGGAGAGGGCCAAAAGCCAGCGCTCTGCAAGCAAGAGATGCCAGGAGCAGCGACTCCTGGTGGAGCAG TTGGAGGAGCTGAGAGCTTCAGAGTGTGCTCTCCGTGTTCGTGTCAAGAGTCTCACCAATGAACTGGCGTTACTACGGAGAGGGTTAGACAATCTAAGCGT CAGAGTGACTCCTGTGTCCGCTCGCATCAGCTCTCGGGTTGACGGGGAAATCTATCGCTCCCTGTCCCGCGAGAGGAGGTCAGGGTACGGAACCGTCAGGGCTCGCTCTGGATCCAGAGAACGGATGGAAGACAGAGTGCAAAGatcagaggaaagaggaagaagagcggACTCCTCAGGACCCCGTGCTCGCATTCCCAGACCCTCACCTTCTCCCACTG GGTCACGGGTACCACGCTTTGACCCAACTGCTTACATCCAGGACAGACAGcgcagacagaaagaggcagaTCTCAAAAA TTTGAACCCCGttttgtgtgtcagacagagGAAGGTACGGAGGGACATGCTGACATCACCCATTGTCCCTGAGAGGGGGCGCTCACGATCTAGAGAGGCCTATCCTCAGACGGTCCGTTCCggcagcagaggcaggagtTTAtctgtggagaggagagggagcaggAACTCCTCTGAGAGCTCGTTAGTGGATATGGAGGAAATGGCCAAAACTCTGTTCAG aggaagaaagcagaCTTACAATGGACCCAGTGTGGTGAATGACATG TCCAGAGGGGGCCTTCTGACCAGAAAGCCATTATGCAGCACTCCATCACACAGAATGAAAGACAAAG ACAGCTCTGTGGACACAGGTGCTGAGCTGTCAGAGATTGATGCCAGACTTCAGGCGCTTCAGGAATACATGAGGGACCTAGATACAGGACGCTAA
- the ccdc61 gene encoding centrosomal protein CCDC61 isoform X2 has protein sequence MDEGSEVMEDIVFRGVEFSVKIVVDKGLLIVEISDSVTADQWRGEFDPAYIEDLTRKTGNFKQFPIFCSMLESAVRKMSDSVTLDLLTYADLELLRNRKAGVVSRPRGHQQSSALTAKRYLILIYTVEFDRIHYPLPLPYVGKPDPAALQKEVRALRAELSAVTSHGVNKSAELEIQRLRAELALVKEEKEAMAKVLERLQISGSGSTPGREDWRVRDVVRTLEEQLVKERAKSQRSASKRCQEQRLLVEQLEELRASECALRVRVKSLTNELALLRRGRVTPVSARISSRVDGEIYRSLSRERRSGYGTVRARSGSRERMEDRVQRSEERGRRADSSGPRARIPRPSPSPTGSRVPRFDPTAYIQDRQRRQKEADLKNLNPVLCVRQRKVRRDMLTSPIVPERGRSRSREAYPQTVRSGSRGRSLSVERRGSRNSSESSLVDMEEMAKTLFRGRKQTYNGPSVVNDMSRGGLLTRKPLCSTPSHRMKDKDSSVDTGAELSEIDARLQALQEYMRDLDTGR, from the exons ATGGACGAGGGCTCTGAGGTGATGGAGGATATTGTATTCCGAGGAGTGGAGTTTTCCGTGAAGATCGTGGTGGACAAGGGTCTGCTGATAGTGGAAATCTCTGACTCGGTGACAGCAGATCAGTGGAGGGGGGAATTTGATCCAGCAT acaTTGAAGACCTCACCCGCAAAACCGGGAACTTCAAGCAGTTCCCCATTTTCTGTAGCATGCTGGAATCAGCTGTTAGAAAG ATGAGTGATTCTGTTACACTTGACCTCTTGACCTATGCTGACCTGGAGCTGCTACGTAACAGGAAAGCAGGAGTGGTTAGTCGCCCTCGTGGCCACCAACAATCATCTGCCCTCACTGCCAAACGATATCTAATCCTCATATACACTGTGGAGTTTGACAG gATACACTACCCTCTGCCCCTGCCCTATGTGGGTAAGCCTGACCCAGCCGCCCTGCAGAAGGAAGTCAGAGCTCTGCGGGCTGAGCTCAGTGCTGTCACCTCTCATGGAGTTAACAAATCTGCAGAACTGGAAATACAGCGGCTACGAGCAGA GCTGGCTCTggtgaaagaagagaaggaggccATGGCTAAGGTCCTGGAGCGACTGCAGATCAGTGGAAGTGGTTCCACACCTGGGCGAGAGGACTGGAGGGTCAGAGATGTTGTGAGGACGTTGGAGGAGCAGCTTGTCAAGGAGAGGGCCAAAAGCCAGCGCTCTGCAAGCAAGAGATGCCAGGAGCAGCGACTCCTGGTGGAGCAG TTGGAGGAGCTGAGAGCTTCAGAGTGTGCTCTCCGTGTTCGTGTCAAGAGTCTCACCAATGAACTGGCGTTACTACGGAGAGG CAGAGTGACTCCTGTGTCCGCTCGCATCAGCTCTCGGGTTGACGGGGAAATCTATCGCTCCCTGTCCCGCGAGAGGAGGTCAGGGTACGGAACCGTCAGGGCTCGCTCTGGATCCAGAGAACGGATGGAAGACAGAGTGCAAAGatcagaggaaagaggaagaagagcggACTCCTCAGGACCCCGTGCTCGCATTCCCAGACCCTCACCTTCTCCCACTG GGTCACGGGTACCACGCTTTGACCCAACTGCTTACATCCAGGACAGACAGcgcagacagaaagaggcagaTCTCAAAAA TTTGAACCCCGttttgtgtgtcagacagagGAAGGTACGGAGGGACATGCTGACATCACCCATTGTCCCTGAGAGGGGGCGCTCACGATCTAGAGAGGCCTATCCTCAGACGGTCCGTTCCggcagcagaggcaggagtTTAtctgtggagaggagagggagcaggAACTCCTCTGAGAGCTCGTTAGTGGATATGGAGGAAATGGCCAAAACTCTGTTCAG aggaagaaagcagaCTTACAATGGACCCAGTGTGGTGAATGACATG TCCAGAGGGGGCCTTCTGACCAGAAAGCCATTATGCAGCACTCCATCACACAGAATGAAAGACAAAG ACAGCTCTGTGGACACAGGTGCTGAGCTGTCAGAGATTGATGCCAGACTTCAGGCGCTTCAGGAATACATGAGGGACCTAGATACAGGACGCTAA
- the ccdc61 gene encoding centrosomal protein CCDC61 isoform X4 produces MDEGSEVMEDIVFRGVEFSVKIVVDKGLLIVEISDSVTADQWRGEFDPAYIEDLTRKTGNFKQFPIFCSMLESAVRKMSDSVTLDLLTYADLELLRNRKAGVVSRPRGHQQSSALTAKRYLILIYTVEFDRIHYPLPLPYVGKPDPAALQKEVRALRAELSAVTSHGVNKSAELEIQRLRAELALVKEEKEAMAKVLERLQISGSGSTPGREDWRVRDVVRTLEEQLVKERAKSQRSASKRCQEQRLLVEQLEELRASECALRVRVKSLTNELALLRRGRVTPVSARISSRVDGEIYRSLSRERRSGYGTVRARSGSRERMEDRVQRSEERGRRADSSGPRARIPRPSPSPTGSRVPRFDPTAYIQDRQRRQKEADLKKQRKVRRDMLTSPIVPERGRSRSREAYPQTVRSGSRGRSLSVERRGSRNSSESSLVDMEEMAKTLFRGRKQTYNGPSVVNDMSRGGLLTRKPLCSTPSHRMKDKDSSVDTGAELSEIDARLQALQEYMRDLDTGR; encoded by the exons ATGGACGAGGGCTCTGAGGTGATGGAGGATATTGTATTCCGAGGAGTGGAGTTTTCCGTGAAGATCGTGGTGGACAAGGGTCTGCTGATAGTGGAAATCTCTGACTCGGTGACAGCAGATCAGTGGAGGGGGGAATTTGATCCAGCAT acaTTGAAGACCTCACCCGCAAAACCGGGAACTTCAAGCAGTTCCCCATTTTCTGTAGCATGCTGGAATCAGCTGTTAGAAAG ATGAGTGATTCTGTTACACTTGACCTCTTGACCTATGCTGACCTGGAGCTGCTACGTAACAGGAAAGCAGGAGTGGTTAGTCGCCCTCGTGGCCACCAACAATCATCTGCCCTCACTGCCAAACGATATCTAATCCTCATATACACTGTGGAGTTTGACAG gATACACTACCCTCTGCCCCTGCCCTATGTGGGTAAGCCTGACCCAGCCGCCCTGCAGAAGGAAGTCAGAGCTCTGCGGGCTGAGCTCAGTGCTGTCACCTCTCATGGAGTTAACAAATCTGCAGAACTGGAAATACAGCGGCTACGAGCAGA GCTGGCTCTggtgaaagaagagaaggaggccATGGCTAAGGTCCTGGAGCGACTGCAGATCAGTGGAAGTGGTTCCACACCTGGGCGAGAGGACTGGAGGGTCAGAGATGTTGTGAGGACGTTGGAGGAGCAGCTTGTCAAGGAGAGGGCCAAAAGCCAGCGCTCTGCAAGCAAGAGATGCCAGGAGCAGCGACTCCTGGTGGAGCAG TTGGAGGAGCTGAGAGCTTCAGAGTGTGCTCTCCGTGTTCGTGTCAAGAGTCTCACCAATGAACTGGCGTTACTACGGAGAGG CAGAGTGACTCCTGTGTCCGCTCGCATCAGCTCTCGGGTTGACGGGGAAATCTATCGCTCCCTGTCCCGCGAGAGGAGGTCAGGGTACGGAACCGTCAGGGCTCGCTCTGGATCCAGAGAACGGATGGAAGACAGAGTGCAAAGatcagaggaaagaggaagaagagcggACTCCTCAGGACCCCGTGCTCGCATTCCCAGACCCTCACCTTCTCCCACTG GGTCACGGGTACCACGCTTTGACCCAACTGCTTACATCCAGGACAGACAGcgcagacagaaagaggcagaTCTCAAAAA acagagGAAGGTACGGAGGGACATGCTGACATCACCCATTGTCCCTGAGAGGGGGCGCTCACGATCTAGAGAGGCCTATCCTCAGACGGTCCGTTCCggcagcagaggcaggagtTTAtctgtggagaggagagggagcaggAACTCCTCTGAGAGCTCGTTAGTGGATATGGAGGAAATGGCCAAAACTCTGTTCAG aggaagaaagcagaCTTACAATGGACCCAGTGTGGTGAATGACATG TCCAGAGGGGGCCTTCTGACCAGAAAGCCATTATGCAGCACTCCATCACACAGAATGAAAGACAAAG ACAGCTCTGTGGACACAGGTGCTGAGCTGTCAGAGATTGATGCCAGACTTCAGGCGCTTCAGGAATACATGAGGGACCTAGATACAGGACGCTAA
- the ccdc61 gene encoding centrosomal protein CCDC61 isoform X3: MDEGSEVMEDIVFRGVEFSVKIVVDKGLLIVEISDSVTADQWRGEFDPAYIEDLTRKTGNFKQFPIFCSMLESAVRKMSDSVTLDLLTYADLELLRNRKAGVVSRPRGHQQSSALTAKRYLILIYTVEFDRIHYPLPLPYVGKPDPAALQKEVRALRAELSAVTSHGVNKSAELEIQRLRAELALVKEEKEAMAKVLERLQISGSGSTPGREDWRVRDVVRTLEEQLVKERAKSQRSASKRCQEQRLLVEQLEELRASECALRVRVKSLTNELALLRRGLDNLSVRVTPVSARISSRVDGEIYRSLSRERRSGYGTVRARSGSRERMEDRVQRSEERGRRADSSGPRARIPRPSPSPTGSRVPRFDPTAYIQDRQRRQKEADLKKQRKVRRDMLTSPIVPERGRSRSREAYPQTVRSGSRGRSLSVERRGSRNSSESSLVDMEEMAKTLFRGRKQTYNGPSVVNDMSRGGLLTRKPLCSTPSHRMKDKDSSVDTGAELSEIDARLQALQEYMRDLDTGR, encoded by the exons ATGGACGAGGGCTCTGAGGTGATGGAGGATATTGTATTCCGAGGAGTGGAGTTTTCCGTGAAGATCGTGGTGGACAAGGGTCTGCTGATAGTGGAAATCTCTGACTCGGTGACAGCAGATCAGTGGAGGGGGGAATTTGATCCAGCAT acaTTGAAGACCTCACCCGCAAAACCGGGAACTTCAAGCAGTTCCCCATTTTCTGTAGCATGCTGGAATCAGCTGTTAGAAAG ATGAGTGATTCTGTTACACTTGACCTCTTGACCTATGCTGACCTGGAGCTGCTACGTAACAGGAAAGCAGGAGTGGTTAGTCGCCCTCGTGGCCACCAACAATCATCTGCCCTCACTGCCAAACGATATCTAATCCTCATATACACTGTGGAGTTTGACAG gATACACTACCCTCTGCCCCTGCCCTATGTGGGTAAGCCTGACCCAGCCGCCCTGCAGAAGGAAGTCAGAGCTCTGCGGGCTGAGCTCAGTGCTGTCACCTCTCATGGAGTTAACAAATCTGCAGAACTGGAAATACAGCGGCTACGAGCAGA GCTGGCTCTggtgaaagaagagaaggaggccATGGCTAAGGTCCTGGAGCGACTGCAGATCAGTGGAAGTGGTTCCACACCTGGGCGAGAGGACTGGAGGGTCAGAGATGTTGTGAGGACGTTGGAGGAGCAGCTTGTCAAGGAGAGGGCCAAAAGCCAGCGCTCTGCAAGCAAGAGATGCCAGGAGCAGCGACTCCTGGTGGAGCAG TTGGAGGAGCTGAGAGCTTCAGAGTGTGCTCTCCGTGTTCGTGTCAAGAGTCTCACCAATGAACTGGCGTTACTACGGAGAGGGTTAGACAATCTAAGCGT CAGAGTGACTCCTGTGTCCGCTCGCATCAGCTCTCGGGTTGACGGGGAAATCTATCGCTCCCTGTCCCGCGAGAGGAGGTCAGGGTACGGAACCGTCAGGGCTCGCTCTGGATCCAGAGAACGGATGGAAGACAGAGTGCAAAGatcagaggaaagaggaagaagagcggACTCCTCAGGACCCCGTGCTCGCATTCCCAGACCCTCACCTTCTCCCACTG GGTCACGGGTACCACGCTTTGACCCAACTGCTTACATCCAGGACAGACAGcgcagacagaaagaggcagaTCTCAAAAA acagagGAAGGTACGGAGGGACATGCTGACATCACCCATTGTCCCTGAGAGGGGGCGCTCACGATCTAGAGAGGCCTATCCTCAGACGGTCCGTTCCggcagcagaggcaggagtTTAtctgtggagaggagagggagcaggAACTCCTCTGAGAGCTCGTTAGTGGATATGGAGGAAATGGCCAAAACTCTGTTCAG aggaagaaagcagaCTTACAATGGACCCAGTGTGGTGAATGACATG TCCAGAGGGGGCCTTCTGACCAGAAAGCCATTATGCAGCACTCCATCACACAGAATGAAAGACAAAG ACAGCTCTGTGGACACAGGTGCTGAGCTGTCAGAGATTGATGCCAGACTTCAGGCGCTTCAGGAATACATGAGGGACCTAGATACAGGACGCTAA
- the itpkca gene encoding inositol-trisphosphate 3-kinase C isoform X1: protein MQNSAWKKHRSCGTSYLLPMTPKNPQQWLQVVGHAGSFRVGDRGTLLKRFCEGERQCYLRLMEDGLRPFVPAYHGVVRQDEQDYNVMDNLLTNFSTPAVMDCKMGSRTYLEEELLMALERPQPRSDMYEKMVAVDPEAPTVQERAQQAVLKTRYMQWRETLSSTATLGFRIEGFRKANEECHTNFKRTKSKDQVMQALDNFVESSPHIVWGYLKRLKQLRQALEASDFFRTHEVVGSSLLFVHDWTGRTGVWMIDFGKTVALPSHVTLDHRTPWVEGNREDGYLWGLDNLIDILANMLPPT, encoded by the exons ATGCAGAACTCTGCATGGAAGAAACACAGAAGTTGTGGGACTTCATATCTCCTTCCTATGACTCCCAAGAACCCTCAGCAGTGGCTGCAAGTGGTCGGACATGCAG GGAGCTTTCGTGTTGGGGACCGCGGTACACTGCTGAAGAGGTTTTGTGAGGGGGAGCGACAATGCTACCTCAGGCTGATGGAGGACGGTCTGAGGCCCTTTGTTCCAGCCTACCACGGTGTGGTGCGGCAGGACGAGCAGGATTACAACGTGATGGATAACTTGCTGACCAATTTCAGCACACCTGCTGTCATGGACTGCAAGATGGGCAGTCG CACATACCtcgaggaggagctgctgatggCCCTGGAACGACCCCAGCCTCGCAGCGACATGTATGAGAAGATGGTGGCTGTGGACCCAGAGGCCCCAACAGTCCAGGAACGAGCCCAGCAGGCAGTGCTGAAAACCAGATACATGCAGTGGAGGGAGACGCTGAGCTCCACAGCAACTCTGGGTTTCCGTATCGAAGGATTCAGG AAGGCAAATGAAGAATGTCACACAAATTTTAAAAGGACCAAAAGCAAAGATCAAGTGATGCAGGCACTTGACAACTTTGTTGAATCCAGTCCACACATTGTG TGGGGCTATCTGAAAAGGCTGAAACAATTACGGCAGGCCTTGGAGGCATCAGACTTCTTCAGAACACATGAG GTTGTGGGAAGCTCCTTACTGTTTGTGCACGACTGGACAGGCAGAACAGGAGTCTGGATGATTGACTTTGGAAAGACTGTGGCATTGCCGTCACATGTCACCTTGGACCACCGCACTCCCTGGGTAGAGGGCAATCGAGAAGATGGCTACCTCTGGGGTCTGGACAACCTGATCGATATACTGGCAAACATGCTGCCACCGACCTGA
- the itpkca gene encoding inositol-trisphosphate 3-kinase C isoform X3, which translates to MQNSAWKKHRSCGTSYLLPMTPKNPQQWLQVVGHAGSFRVGDRGTLLKRFCEGERQCYLRLMEDGLRPFVPAYHGVVRQDEQDYNVMDNLLTNFSTPAVMDCKMGSRTYLEEELLMALERPQPRSDMYEKMVAVDPEAPTVQERAQQAVLKTRYMQWRETLSSTATLGFRIEGFRKANEECHTNFKRTKSKDQVMQALDNFVESSPHIVWGYLKRLKQLRQALEASDFFRTHELYRCRLWEAPYCLCTTGQAEQESG; encoded by the exons ATGCAGAACTCTGCATGGAAGAAACACAGAAGTTGTGGGACTTCATATCTCCTTCCTATGACTCCCAAGAACCCTCAGCAGTGGCTGCAAGTGGTCGGACATGCAG GGAGCTTTCGTGTTGGGGACCGCGGTACACTGCTGAAGAGGTTTTGTGAGGGGGAGCGACAATGCTACCTCAGGCTGATGGAGGACGGTCTGAGGCCCTTTGTTCCAGCCTACCACGGTGTGGTGCGGCAGGACGAGCAGGATTACAACGTGATGGATAACTTGCTGACCAATTTCAGCACACCTGCTGTCATGGACTGCAAGATGGGCAGTCG CACATACCtcgaggaggagctgctgatggCCCTGGAACGACCCCAGCCTCGCAGCGACATGTATGAGAAGATGGTGGCTGTGGACCCAGAGGCCCCAACAGTCCAGGAACGAGCCCAGCAGGCAGTGCTGAAAACCAGATACATGCAGTGGAGGGAGACGCTGAGCTCCACAGCAACTCTGGGTTTCCGTATCGAAGGATTCAGG AAGGCAAATGAAGAATGTCACACAAATTTTAAAAGGACCAAAAGCAAAGATCAAGTGATGCAGGCACTTGACAACTTTGTTGAATCCAGTCCACACATTGTG TGGGGCTATCTGAAAAGGCTGAAACAATTACGGCAGGCCTTGGAGGCATCAGACTTCTTCAGAACACATGAG CTGTATCGCTGCAGGTTGTGGGAAGCTCCTTACTGTTTGTGCACGACTGGACAGGCAGAACAGGAGTCTGGATGA
- the itpkca gene encoding inositol-trisphosphate 3-kinase C isoform X2 has protein sequence MTPKNPQQWLQVVGHAGSFRVGDRGTLLKRFCEGERQCYLRLMEDGLRPFVPAYHGVVRQDEQDYNVMDNLLTNFSTPAVMDCKMGSRTYLEEELLMALERPQPRSDMYEKMVAVDPEAPTVQERAQQAVLKTRYMQWRETLSSTATLGFRIEGFRKANEECHTNFKRTKSKDQVMQALDNFVESSPHIVWGYLKRLKQLRQALEASDFFRTHEVVGSSLLFVHDWTGRTGVWMIDFGKTVALPSHVTLDHRTPWVEGNREDGYLWGLDNLIDILANMLPPT, from the exons ATGACTCCCAAGAACCCTCAGCAGTGGCTGCAAGTGGTCGGACATGCAG GGAGCTTTCGTGTTGGGGACCGCGGTACACTGCTGAAGAGGTTTTGTGAGGGGGAGCGACAATGCTACCTCAGGCTGATGGAGGACGGTCTGAGGCCCTTTGTTCCAGCCTACCACGGTGTGGTGCGGCAGGACGAGCAGGATTACAACGTGATGGATAACTTGCTGACCAATTTCAGCACACCTGCTGTCATGGACTGCAAGATGGGCAGTCG CACATACCtcgaggaggagctgctgatggCCCTGGAACGACCCCAGCCTCGCAGCGACATGTATGAGAAGATGGTGGCTGTGGACCCAGAGGCCCCAACAGTCCAGGAACGAGCCCAGCAGGCAGTGCTGAAAACCAGATACATGCAGTGGAGGGAGACGCTGAGCTCCACAGCAACTCTGGGTTTCCGTATCGAAGGATTCAGG AAGGCAAATGAAGAATGTCACACAAATTTTAAAAGGACCAAAAGCAAAGATCAAGTGATGCAGGCACTTGACAACTTTGTTGAATCCAGTCCACACATTGTG TGGGGCTATCTGAAAAGGCTGAAACAATTACGGCAGGCCTTGGAGGCATCAGACTTCTTCAGAACACATGAG GTTGTGGGAAGCTCCTTACTGTTTGTGCACGACTGGACAGGCAGAACAGGAGTCTGGATGATTGACTTTGGAAAGACTGTGGCATTGCCGTCACATGTCACCTTGGACCACCGCACTCCCTGGGTAGAGGGCAATCGAGAAGATGGCTACCTCTGGGGTCTGGACAACCTGATCGATATACTGGCAAACATGCTGCCACCGACCTGA